In Halopseudomonas xinjiangensis, a single genomic region encodes these proteins:
- the fba gene encoding class II fructose-bisphosphate aldolase (catalyzes the reversible aldol condensation of dihydroxyacetonephosphate and glyceraldehyde 3-phosphate in the Calvin cycle, glycolysis, and/or gluconeogenesis): MALISLRQLLDHAAEYSYGVPAFNVNNLEQMRAIMEAADKTDSPVIVQASAGARKYAGAPFLRHLILAAVEEWPHVPVVMHQDHGTSPAVCQRSIQLGFSSVMMDGSLGEDGKTPTSYEYNVDVTRRTVEIAHACGISVEGELGCLGSLETGMAGEEDGIGAEGVLDHTQLLTDPEEAADFVKQTGVDALAIAIGTSHGAYKFTKPPTGDTLSIQRIKEIHKRIPDTHLVMHGSSSVPQEWLAIINEYGGQINETYGVPVEEIVEGIKHGVRKVNIDTDLRLASTGAIRQFMAKNPSEFDPRKYLAKTVDAMRDICIARYEAFGTAGNASKIKPISLEAMSTRYSNGELNPKVN; this comes from the coding sequence ATGGCACTTATCAGCTTGCGCCAGTTGCTGGACCACGCCGCCGAGTACAGCTACGGCGTGCCGGCCTTCAACGTCAACAACCTGGAACAGATGCGCGCCATCATGGAAGCCGCTGACAAGACCGACTCTCCGGTGATCGTCCAGGCTTCTGCCGGTGCGCGTAAATATGCCGGCGCTCCGTTCCTGCGCCACCTGATTCTGGCAGCAGTGGAAGAGTGGCCACACGTCCCGGTTGTCATGCACCAGGATCACGGTACCAGTCCTGCAGTGTGCCAGCGCTCAATCCAGCTGGGCTTCTCCTCGGTGATGATGGACGGCTCGCTGGGTGAAGACGGCAAGACGCCGACCAGCTACGAATACAACGTCGACGTCACCCGTCGCACTGTCGAGATCGCGCACGCTTGCGGTATTTCGGTCGAAGGCGAACTCGGCTGCCTGGGTAGCCTCGAAACTGGCATGGCCGGCGAAGAAGACGGTATCGGTGCAGAAGGCGTGCTCGACCACACCCAGCTGCTGACCGACCCGGAAGAAGCGGCTGACTTCGTCAAGCAGACCGGTGTCGACGCGTTGGCGATCGCTATCGGTACCAGCCACGGCGCCTACAAGTTCACCAAGCCACCGACAGGCGACACGCTGTCGATTCAGCGCATCAAGGAAATCCACAAGCGCATCCCCGATACGCATCTGGTCATGCACGGTTCTTCGTCGGTGCCGCAGGAGTGGCTGGCGATCATCAACGAGTACGGCGGCCAGATCAACGAGACCTACGGCGTGCCGGTGGAAGAAATCGTCGAGGGGATCAAGCACGGCGTGCGCAAGGTGAACATTGATACCGACCTGCGTCTGGCTTCGACCGGTGCGATCCGTCAGTTCATGGCCAAGAACCCCAGCGAGTTCGATCCGCGCAAGTACCTGGCCAAGACCGTCGACGCCATGCGCGACATTTGTATCGCCCGCTACGAAGCCTTCGGCACCGCCGGCAACGCTTCGAAGATCAAGCCAATCAGCCTGGAAGCCATGTCCACGCGCTACAGCAATGGCGAGCTGAATCCGAAGGTCAACTGA
- a CDS encoding PQQ-dependent sugar dehydrogenase — protein sequence MSAKRNALLVAVGLGLSLGIHAAGYQTEVVAEGLDHPWSLAFLPDGRMLVTERAGRLRVIDEAGNLREEPVDGLPDIFNQSQAGLFEVALDPQYDETGRLFISYACGTESANHTCLISARLQDNRLTEVTEIFRVKPAKEGGAHYGGRIAFLPDNTLVLGLGDGFTYREQAQNKENHLGSIVRLKRDGSAPQDNPFVDEPGAQPEIFSIGNRNVQGIVYDQANQRIVAHEHGPRGGDEINIIEPGKNYGWPKVTHGVDYSGAVISPHEQMEGMEDPIVMWKPSIAPSGMTLYRGGMFPEWDGDFLVSALAAREVRRVRLDGREEVEQESLFKELGERFRDVRTGPDGAIFLLTDAEEGQVIRVYRE from the coding sequence ATGTCTGCAAAGCGCAACGCGTTGCTGGTCGCTGTCGGGCTCGGTCTGAGTCTGGGTATCCACGCGGCCGGATACCAGACCGAGGTCGTTGCCGAGGGTCTGGATCATCCCTGGTCGCTGGCGTTTCTGCCTGATGGTCGCATGCTGGTCACCGAGCGTGCCGGTCGGCTACGCGTCATCGACGAGGCCGGCAATCTGCGTGAGGAACCCGTGGACGGTCTGCCCGACATATTCAACCAGAGCCAGGCCGGCCTGTTCGAGGTGGCGCTGGATCCACAGTACGACGAAACCGGTCGGCTGTTCATCAGCTACGCCTGCGGTACGGAGAGCGCCAATCATACCTGCCTGATCAGTGCCCGCTTGCAGGACAACCGGCTCACTGAGGTGACCGAGATATTCAGAGTCAAGCCGGCAAAGGAAGGTGGAGCACACTACGGTGGGCGTATCGCATTTCTTCCCGACAACACGCTGGTGTTGGGGCTGGGAGACGGCTTCACCTATCGCGAACAGGCGCAGAACAAAGAGAACCATCTTGGCTCGATCGTCCGGTTGAAGCGTGATGGTAGTGCGCCGCAGGACAATCCCTTCGTCGATGAGCCGGGAGCTCAACCCGAGATCTTCAGCATCGGTAATCGCAATGTTCAGGGCATCGTCTACGATCAGGCCAATCAGCGCATCGTTGCCCATGAACACGGACCGCGTGGTGGGGATGAGATCAACATCATCGAGCCCGGCAAGAATTACGGTTGGCCGAAGGTGACTCACGGCGTGGACTACAGCGGCGCCGTCATCAGCCCTCATGAACAGATGGAAGGGATGGAGGATCCGATCGTGATGTGGAAGCCATCGATCGCGCCGTCCGGGATGACCCTGTACCGCGGCGGCATGTTCCCCGAGTGGGATGGCGATTTCCTGGTTTCCGCGCTGGCTGCGCGGGAGGTTCGGCGAGTGCGCCTGGACGGCCGTGAAGAGGTTGAGCAGGAATCGTTGTTCAAAGAGCTGGGCGAGCGTTTTCGCGACGTGCGCACCGGCCCGGACGGCGCCATCTTCCTCCTCACCGATGCCGAAGAAGGCCAGGTGATTCGCGTCTACCGCGAGTAA